The following coding sequences are from one Acomys russatus chromosome 16, mAcoRus1.1, whole genome shotgun sequence window:
- the Gpr179 gene encoding probable G-protein coupled receptor 179, giving the protein MGTRAAVTATPSLVWGLLSYCFLCSWALRSQRPLRSLPPLPPQAKPGSGTMWRPPKGAEAALAFLYSGDVQQLSGANCSESYEVLGAEGRAGMPPVLQRAAGTLAQAANFLNMLLQANDIRESSVEEDVEWYQALVRSVAEGDPKAYRALLTFNPPPGASHLQLALQATRMGDETILQDLSGNTVQEENPEEDPDGPDLQKRVLTNDLRSLDSPKWQRADGYVGDIRQVKLSPPFLECHDGRLRPGWLVTVSATFYGLKPDLTPEVRGQVQMDIDLQSVDINQCASGPGWYSNTHLCDLNSTQCVPLESRGFVLGRYLCRCRPGFYGTSGSGGLEESATHTAGQIGSPRGSLGKLLRCHPCPEGCTSCLDATPCLVEEALALRTAVLACQACCMLAVFLSMLVAYHCRRSKRIRASGIFLLETILFGSLLLYFPVFILYFKPSVFRCIALRWVRLLGFAVVYGTITLKLHRVLQLFLSRTAQRAPHPSSGQLLQRLGQLLLLVLGFLVVWTAGVLESGMQDTPLVTRGHTPTGRHFSLCHHDHWDYIMVVAEMLLLCSGSFLCYATRAVPSAFHEPRYMSIALHNELLLSTAFHTARFVLVPSLHPDWTLLLFFLHTHSTVTATLALIFIPKFWKPGAPPREEILEEVYEDELDLQRSGSYLNSSIASAWSERSLDPGDIRDELKKLYAQLEVRKTKEMTANNPHLPKKRASSRQGLGRSFIRYLAEFPEALARQHSRDSGSAGLSSLPGSSRRRLLSSSLQETEKPPALRKTRSTYDHHREHTTPPFESTLRRTLSRKSSPAEIQESVEGPPALAFKSASVHNLTVEERLPRARPVSLQKSLSVVAGSRERALLVASQAYLEETYRQAKEREERKKAEVAMVSPVRRPSTRRLERPLRAPLSAPPSPVKSSSMDSSHTPGRPPEEAGRRLPHPPIRHQVSTPILALSGACLGEARMLSPTPTSTLAPTPTSTLAPILLPALAPTPTPVLAPVPKPPQSPTLLTFICPWENAELPGKKENMVQEGPTGPERSSHSPASARTKIWRALSVAVEKRGTGESETLTEGGHVQGEGDNMEEDKAKVFSKSHSLKTPLQQGSVRSLGLAIKALTRSRSSYKAKEGGEGGPETEKGKPADTSAGAPPRSPRPGRPKAVSKQAALTPCEDEETLQNQQNAHTSRMLHAGQKEGSREQDERNKRAPQGVGERKAEKTGKTALATLRQVFGDKNAEQAKECPVEYQEVSNSALQPLGSADHSVAEVCPWEVTESGMCQPESTNKTKMSSLEGTEGGLEKKQPTRQVPSSSWERKEKAPEESEPKGEGAITRKKPERLVRSQEVVCPWESANPGGLSPQLAHQDSDRTQGRSVVGSTEVRDGGKHPEAHPPDVVKAELCPWEMSDVSEGTVAPTVQKLPEERPKSPKKATFWREQNLGRDLVSLCPWESTDFRGPSAVSLPDPGSSGSFGSVKAEVCPWEAGDISHDKKAEVCPWELGDELAGTEIPNQGADGKSLPGKETSASRNGCCSVGSGEQTVRATPTSGQGQESVCPWEDAVPGQTISYPGDSSSKAAGKFPSNGGSQALQVCPSDVLKPEEKQATPSTAEICPWEVGGRTDTRTSEHIPEEGDFQEDEKIPQKVRIQAWEKAEGRIQKQEAVCPWESMDHGSTPQKDTEKPQAALQRQGSMGSKAAEICPWDLEETLTAEKAKICPWEVGAGEEKIVVAEASGVASNDTGETSVASGPSQRAVSAPKKPEGPGLEEEVVCPWDSFRPGDSSQRPDTPHTEKLKEGLQNLDRGSSRPIEVCPWEVEEVPTSEKAKICPWEVNEESTTKGLVQETRSQPAEQRRKTLEKAGPHFQEEGTSKGDAKLHQEQEEEAICPWKAKDSAQVSKASDLPSSTSGRAVEGQSSEASDGATEKKDLRQDLKTRSLPEYAPQEKALALKSQFPADEGGASEKQQSVCLPESLVSAGSSSHSHSQCADQPSTSTLTPVSAGDGVAEVYPGEAPDPNKPDNDTKVEICPWKETGRVMEMEASRQDEKEKSQKEKERGPEEPEGKGVAIQKTPQTSNSGKQEAMCPGESQDFGVQAATGASNGSKGDSEKVSCVGTRVAKLCPWEMEEVPSAKEVGVCPWETRPGAHGEGPLDRGQNGESHGAGGAAEADYPSEGAALTGLFPKVDTLDTEHPKISPHGVGSPGKRLAEVCQWEVTDPEGNKTKGTMADICPWEDARAGPDDSGLLALPTAQRDITAAPEKSLCLSVHRPLEGFLPESKSAHPEGSKLASAFPLGGVKEQDPSGLESGAKPAPEPSLEKAEALKTLSLIEGQGQMACEAEAEEQSPPPAYPWDCE; this is encoded by the exons ATGGGCACCAGGGCAGCGGTCACGGCCACACCCTCTCTTGTTTGGGGGCTTCTGAGTTACTGTTTCTTGTGCAGTTGGGCTCTGAGGAGCCAAAGGCCCTTGCGTTCACTGCCTCCGCTTCCCCCGCAAGCCAAGCCAGGATCTGGGACCATGTGGAGACCCCCAAAGGGGGCTGAAGCAGCCCTGGCTTTTCTCTACTCTGGAGATGTCCAACAGCTCTCGGGAGCTAACTGCAGTGAGAGTTACGAAGTCCTCGGGGCAGAAGGCAGAGCAGGCATGCCCCCAGTCCTCCAGAGAGCGGCGGGCACCCTGGCCCAGGCCGCCAATTTCCTCAACATGCTCCTACAAGCCAATGACATCCGGGAGTCAAGCGTGGAGGAGGACGTGGAGTGGTATCAGGCCCTTGTGCGCAGCGTGGCAGAGGGGGACCCAAAAGCCTACAGGGCTCTGCTGACCTTTAACCCTCCACCAGGGGCCAGCCACCTTCAGCTGGCCCTGCAGGCCACTCGGATGGGGGATGAGACCATCCTTCAGGACCTGTCTGGGAACACGGTACAGGAAGAGAATCCAGAAGAAGACCCGGATGGCCCCGACCTGCAGAAGCGTGTACTGACCAATGACCTAAGGAGTCTCGACAGTCCCAAGTGGCAACGGGCAGATGGATACGTGGGGGACATACGGCAGGTGAAGCTGTCTCCTCCCTTCCTGGAATGCCATGACGGCCGGCTCCGTCCTGGCTGGCTAGTCACAGTCTCTGCCACCTTCTATGGACTCAAGCCGGACCTCACCCCAGAGGTCAG GGGGCAGGTGCAGATGGACATCGACCTCCAAAGTGTGGACATCAATCAGTGCGCGAGCGGTCCAGGCTGGTACTCTAACACACACCTGTGTGATCTCAACAGCACTCAG tGTGTCCCTCTGGAGAGTCGAGGTTTTGTCCTTGGCCGCTATCTCTGCCGCTGCCGACCTGGATTCTACGGGACTAGTGGTTCTGGGG GGTTAGAGGAGAGTGCAACCCACACCGCTGGGCAAATCGGGTCCCCACGAGGCAGCTTAGGGAAGCTGCTGCGGTGCCACCCGTGTCCTGAAGGCTGCACCAGCTGTCTGGATGCCACACCGTGCCTGGTGGAGGAGGCCCTGGCGCTGAGGACTGCAGTGCTGGCGTGCCAGGCCTGCTGCATGCTGGCTGTCTTCCTGAGTATGCTGGTCGCCTACCATTGCCGCAGGAGCAAG AGGATCCGGGCATCTGGAATCTTCCTGCTGGAAACCATCCTTTTTGGATCCTTACTTCTCTACTTTCCC GTGTTCATTCTGTACTTCAAGCCCAGCGTATTCCGCTGCATCGCTCTGCGCTGGGTCCGGCTGCTGGGCTTTGCCGTCGTCTATGGGACCATTACCCTGAAGCTTCACAG GGTGCTCCAGCTGTTTCTGTCTCGAACTGCCCAGCGGGCCCCACACCCAAGCAGCGGGCAGCTGCTGCAGCGGCTAGGGCAGCTCCTGCTACTGGTATTGGGTTTCCTGGTTGTGTGGACAGCCGGCGTCTTGGAGTCAGGCATGCAGGACACACCTCTGGTGACCCGAGGCCACACTCCCACTGGCCGCCACTTCTCCCTCTGTCACCATGACCACTGGGACTACATCATGGTTGTGG cgGAAATGCTGCTGCTCTGTTCAGGCAGCTTCCTCTGCTATGCCACCCGGGCTGTCCCCTCAGCCTTCCATGAACCTCGCTACATGAGCATCGCCCTGCATAACGAGCTGCTTCTCTCCACTGCCTTCCACACAGCCCG GTTTGTGCTGGTTCCTTCCCTGCACCCAGACTGgacccttctcctcttcttcctccacacGCACAGTACAGTCACGGCCACACTGGCTCTGATCTTCATCCCGAAG TTCTGGAAGCCAGGGGCGCCTCCCCGGGAGGAGATCTTAGAGGAAGTGTACGAGGATGAGCTGGACCTGCAGCGCTCGGGCTCCTACCTCAACAGCAGCATCGCCTCAGCCTGGAGCGAGCGCAGCCTGGACCCGGGGGATATTCGG GATGAATTAAAGAAGCTCTACGCCCAGCTAGAGGTCCGAAAGACCAAGGAGATGACTGCTAACAACCCCCACCTGCCCAAGAAGCGGGCCAGCTCACGCCAGGGCCTGGGCCGCTCTTTCATAAGGTACCTGGCTGAGTTCCCAGAGGCCCTGGCTAGGCAACACTCTCGAGACTCAGGCTCTGCAGGCCTCAGCAGCCTGCCAGGCTCTTCTCGAAGGAGGCTCCTCAGCTCCAGCCTTCAAGAAACTGAGAAGCCGCCAGCCCTGCGCAAGACCCGCAGTACCTATGACCACCACAGGGAACACACCACACCTCCCTTTGAATCCACGCTGAGGAGGACCCTGTCCAGGAAGTCCTCGCCAGCAGAGATCCAAGAGTCGGTAGAGGGGCCCCCAGCCCTGGCCTTCAAGTCGGCCAGTGTTCACAACCTGACAGTGGAAGAGAGGCTCCCTAGAGCTAGGCCTGTCTCACTACAGAAGTCACTCAGTGTCGTGGCTGGCTCCAGGGAAAGAGCCCTGCTTGTGGCCAGTCAGGCCTACCTGGAGGAAACCTACAGGcaggcaaaagagagagaggagagaaagaaggctgaggTAGCCATGGTGAGCCCCGTGCGGAGGCCATCAACCAGGAGGCTGGAGCGGCCTCTAAGGGCTCCTCTGTCAGCCCCACCTTCCCCTGTCAAGAGCAGCAGCATGGACAGCTCTCATACCCCTGGGAGGCCTCCTGAGGAGGCTGGGAGAAGGCTGCCTCACCCTCCCATCCGGCACCAGGTCTCCACACCCATTTTGGCCCTGTCTGGTGCCTGTCTGGGCGAGGCAAGAATGCTGTCTCCCACCCCAACCTCTACACTGGCTCCCACACCAACCTCTACACTGGCTCCCATTCTGTTGCCAGCCCTGGCCCCGACTCCCACCCCTGTCCTGGCACCAGTCCCAAAGCCCCCCCAGAGCCCCACCCTTCTCACCTTCATCTGCCCCTGGGAGAATGCAGAACTGccaggcaagaaagaaaacatggtccAGGAAGGCCCCACAGGGCCAGAGCGAAGCAGCCACTCACCTGCCTCAGCTCGTACCAAGATCTGGAGGGCCCTCTCTGTGGCAGTGGAGAAAAGAGGAACAGGGGAGAGTGAGACGCTCACAGAGGGTGGTCACGTCCAGGGGGAAGGCGACAATATGGAGGAGGACAAGGCCAAGGTCTTCTCAAAATCCCACAGCCTCAAGACTCCTCTGCAGCAGGGCTCCGTGCGCAGCCTAGGCCTGGCCATCAAAGCTCTGACCCGGTCCAGGAGCAGCTACAAAGCGAAGGAGGGTGGAGAGGGTGGCCCTGAGACTGAGAAGGGAAAGCCTGCAGACACAAGCGCGGGGGCTCCACCCCGATCTCCCAGGCCAGGCCGGCCCAAAGCAGTGAGCAAACAGGCTGCCCTCACCCCCTGTGAGGATGAAGAGACCCTCCAGAACCAACAGAATGCTCACACCAGTAGAATGCTCCATGCTGGTCAgaaggaagggagcagagagcaagatgagagaaacaagagagcaCCCCAGGGTGTGGGGGAGCGGAAAGCTGAGAAAACTGGCAAAACCGCGCTTGCCACACTGAGGCAAGTTTTCGGAGACAAAAATGCTGAACAAGCAAAGGAATGCCCTGTGGAATACCAAGAGGTGTCCAACAGTGCCCTCCAACCCCTAGGCAGTGCTGACCACAGTGTGGCAGAGGTATGCCCCTGGGAAGTAACTGAATCAGGAATGTGCCAGCCAGAGAGTACCAACAAGACCAAAATGTCCTCCTtggaggggacagaaggaggCCTCGAGAAGAAGCAACCAACAAGACAAGTTCCAAGTAGCtcctgggaaaggaaggagaaagcccCGGAGGAATCAGAGCCCAAAGGTGAGGGTGCAATTACTCGAAAAAAGCCAGAGAGGCTGGTCCGGAGCCAGGAGGTGGTGTGTCCTTGGGAAAGTGCCAACCCTGGAGGTCTGTCTCCTCAGTTGGCCCATCAGGACTCTGACAGAACCCAAGGCAGATCTGTGGTGGGCAGTACAGAAGTGAGGGACGGGGGAAAGCATCCAGAAGCTCATCCACCCGATGTTGTCAAGGCAGAGCTGTGCCCGTGGGAGATGAGTGACGTCAGTGAGGGGACGGTGGCACCGACAGTACAGAAACTCCCTGAAGAAAGGCCGAAATCCCCCAAGAAGGCAACGTTCTGGAGAGAACAGAATCTAGGTAGAGACCTAGTGTCTCTTTGTCCATGGGAAAGCACTGATTTTCGGGGTCCCTCAGCAGTCTCACTTCCAGACCCAggaagctcagggagttttgGCAGTGTCAAGGCAGAGGTATGCCCATGGGAGGCAGGAGATATATCTCATGATAAGAAAGCTGAGGTCTGTCCCTGGGAGCTGGGTGATGAGCTAGCAGGGACGGAAATACCGAATCAGGGGGCAGATGGGAAATCTCTCCCAGGAAAGGAGACCTCCGCCTCCAGAAATGGATGCTGCTCCGTAGGGTCGGGGGAGCAAACTGTGAGGGCAACGCCCACAAGTGGTCAAGGGCAGGAGTCAGTGTGCCCCTGGGAGGACGCAGTTCCTGGGCAGACCATCTCATATCCGGGTGACTCCTCATCCAAGGCTGCTGGGAAATTCCCAAGCAATGGGGGCAGCCAGGCACTGCAAGTGTGTCCTTCGGACGTGCTCAAGCCAGAGGAAAAGCAGGCAACGCCTTCAACAGCAGAAATCTGTCCCTGGGAAGTAGGCGGAAGAACAGATACCAGGACATCAGAACACATCCCAGAAGAAGGAGACTTCCAGGAAGATGAGAAAATACCCCAAAAAGTGAGAATCCAAGCATGGGAAAAGGCTGAGGGGCGGATCcaaaagcaggaagcagtctGCCCTTGGGAAAGCATGGACCATGGTAGCACCCcgcaaaaagacacagagaaaccccaagCCGCTCTCCAGAGGCAAGGCAGTATGGGAAGCAAAGCTGCTGAGATCTGCCCGTGGGACTTGGAGGAAACCCTGACAGCTGAGAAGGCCAAGATCTGTCCCTGGGAAGTAGGTGCTGGAGAGGAAAAGATTGTGGTAGCTGAAGCCTCGGGAGTCGCTTCAAATGATACGGGTGAGACTTCTGTAGCTTCTGGACCCAGCCAGAGAGCTGTTTCTGCTCCAAAGAAGCCAGAGGGGCCAGGCTTAGAGGAAGAGGTTGTCTGTCCCTGGGACAGCTTCAGGCCAGGGGACTCCTCTCAGCGGCCAGACACTCCGCACACTGAGAAACTGAAAGAAGGACTCCAGAACCTGGACcgtgggagttccaggccaatagaggtgtgtccctgggaagTGGAGGAAGTTCCTACCAGTGAAAAAGCCAAGATCTGCCCCTGGGAAGTGAATGAAGAAAGCACAACTAAAGGACTGGTGCAAGAGACGAGGAGTCAGCCAGCAGAGCAAAGGAGGAAGACTCTGGAAAAGGCGGGACCCCACTTCCAAGAAGAAGGCACATCCAAAGGGGACGCAAAACTCCACCAGGAACAAGAAGAGGAAGCTATCTGCCCTTGGAAAGCTAAGGACTCTGCTCAGGTCTCCAAGGCCTCAGACTTGCCCAGCAGCACCAGTGGTCGAGCAGTAGAGGGACAGTCCTCAGAAGCAAGTGACGGGGCAACAGAGAAGAAAGACCTGAGACAAGACCTGAAAACGCGTTCTCTCCCAGAATACGCACCCCAAGAGAAAGCTCTAGCTTTAAAATCACAGTTCCCCGCTGACGAGGGAGGAGCAAGCGAGAAAcagcagtctgtctgtctgccagaaAGCCTGGTTTCGGCAGGCTCCTCCTCCCACTCACACAGCCAATGTGCAGACCAACCTAGCACCAGCACCCTGACACCggtcagtgctggggatggggtAGCTGAGGTGTACCCAGGGGAAGCTCCTGATCCGAATAAACCTGACAACGACACCAAGGTTGAGATCTGTCCCTGGAAGGAGACTGGGAGAGTTATGGAGATGGAGGCATCAAGACAAGATGAAAAGGagaaatctcaaaaagaaaaagaaaggggccCTGAAGAGCCAGAAGGCAAAGGTGTGGCCATCCAGAAAACACCACAGACCAGCAACTCTGGGAAGCAGGAAGCTATGTGTCCTGGGGAGAGTCAGGACTTTGGGGTGCAAGCGGCCACAGGTGCTTCTAATGGGAGCAAAGGCGATTCTGAGAAAGTGAGCTGTGTCGGGACCAGGGTGGCAAAACTGTGTCCCTGGGAAATGGAAGAGGTCCCCTCTGCTAAAGAAGTGGGGGTCTGCCCTTGGGAAACAAGGCCAGGAGCACATGGGGAGGGGCCACTGGACCGAGGGCAGAATGGAGAGTCACACGGGGCTGgaggggcagcagaggcagactACCCCTCGGAAGGCGCAGCGTTAACAGGGCTGTTCCCCAAGGTAGACACTCTGGACACAGAGCACCCCAAGATCAGCCCCCATGGAGTGGGCAGCCCAGGGAAAAGGCTAGCGGAAGTCTGTCAATGGGAAGTCACAGACccagaaggaaataaaaccaagGGCACCATGGCGGACATCTGTCCATGGGAGGATGCTAGAGCCGGACCTGATGACTCTGGCCTCCTGGCTTTACCAACAGCCCAGAGAGACATCACTGCTGCCCCTGAGAAATCACTTTGCCTCTCAGTACACAGACCTCTGGAGGGCTTTCTGCCAGAGAGCAAGAGCGCCCACCCAGAAGGGAGCAAGCTAGCCAGTGCTTTCCCTCTAGGAGGTGTCAAGGAACAAGACCCTTCGGGACTTGAGTCTGGAGCCAAACCAGCTCCAGAACCAAGTCTTGAAAAAGCAGAGGCTCTGAAGACTTTGTCCCTAATCGAAGGCCAAGGACAAATGGCTTGTGAAGCTGAAGCTGAGGAACAAAGCCCTCCACCTGCCTACCCCTGGGACTGTGAATGA